TTACTGCATCATTAACGGGGATATTTTCAGGCATTACACGTCTCGCTTCGCTGGTGCTAAGTCGAATAGATGGGATTGCAACCACTGCTTTTATTGATTGATCCCAATCACAGCGGACTACGCGCCATCTATCGCTTGCAGTTTTAGCTGTCACGCAAAGACCTCCTATTAATGATGGAACAACATTGTCTGGATGACCTTCTATATCTATTGCTAGTTCCAATAATTTTTCTTTAGGCAAAGGATATCCAGCAAGTGCATTCGCTCCAACTAATCCTGCCACGATTGCTGTAGCACTGCTTCCAAGCCCTCTTGCAGGAGGCACAGCTAATTTTACTCTTGCTTCAAGAGCGACAGGCTCTACACCTGCAGTTCTCCAAACTCTCTGCGCGGCTCGATAGAAAAGGTTTTCAGGACCGCCTCTTAAATGATTGCCTTCAGTACTTTCCATTATTAATTCAAACCTTTCAGCATTACCCTCAATTCTTTTAATGGTGAATTGATTGGAAAGATCCAATGCTGCTCCAAGGCAATCAAACCCTGGTCCAATATTGGCTGTAGTAGAAGGAACTTCTACTACGACAGTTTGTCCTATTTTTGGCGGCCCCATGTTTTTATTCTTTAGCTAAGTCTCCCATTTGATTCGGCACTTAAGCGTGCTCTGCAAGCCGAACTGAATAATGTCGCTTCTGGATCTTTAAGAACAATCAATGGGATTTCCTTTAAATAAGATTGAAAGCGACCTTTATTACTAAATGCATTAAGGAAGTTAGAAGAGTTTATTCCATCGAGGTTTTTTGCTGCTGTTCCACCTGAAATCCATAACCCTGAGGAGCAAAGTTCTTGTAAGGCCAGGTCTCCAGCTGCAGCTCCATAAGCATTTAGCCATAATCGCAAAGCTTCAGACATTAATTTGTCTCCGCTATTTGCTTTTTCCCAAACAAGTGCGGGTAAATCTTTGAAAGCTGATTTGTCACTATCCATTTTTTTTAAAGTTTCCTGAAGTGGGTGGTTTTCATTTATTGGATCATCCAATTTCCATCTGGCAATCATTCCAAGGCCAGTCCCACTAACTATTCTTTCAATCGATACTCTTTGAATATTCAGCTTCTTTTTTATCCATTTGACTAATTCCCATTCGTTCTCTGTTCTTGGGGAAAATTCCCGATGACCCCCTTCACTTGGAAATATGAAAATGCTTTTAGGTGTAATTAATCCTCTGGACATTCCTAAGCCAGTCCCAGCTCCGATAATTGCAACTAATTTTTGATTGTTTTTGTAATCAGAATTTAATGTTCCTTGGATCACCTCATATTGAGATTTGTTGAAAAATGGTATTCCATATATTAAAACTGAGAAATCATTTATTAATTCAATATTATTTATTTTTGAAAGATGAGATAATTCTTCTGTTTCAATATTCCATTCTAAATTTGTAATCTTAACTTTCTGGCCTTTTATTGGGCCTGCTACTCCAATGCAAACATATTCTGGGAGTGATATATTATCTGGTAAATGTTTAATAAAATCTTCAAATATTGAGTAAAAAGATTTCCATTTTGATGAAATATAGTACTTTTCAAATAATTTCTTTGGATAGTTCGCGTTTGAATAAACAGCTAATATTGTTTTTGTCCCTCCAACGTCTCCAGAAAGTAAATTCATTAGTTATTAAAATCGTTTTTGATTTAGGATTGATTAACTTGTATACCTTTTTTGCTAATTGATTCGTCAATTATTAATTTAAACTTGTCTATACTCATATTCCCAAGATCTTTACCTTCTCTTGTCCTTACTGAGATTTCATTATTCTCTTCTTCCTTGTCTCCAATAATTATCAAGAAAGGTATCCTTTGCATAGTATGTTCTCGTATTTTAAAACCGACTTTTTCATTTCTGATATCAATTTCAGCTCTGAACCCAAAGTCCACTAATTTATCTTTAGCACTAAAACATGCTTCATTATTTCTATCAGTTATTCCCATAATCATTATTTGAACAGGTGATAACCATGTAGGAAAATTCCCTGAATAATTCTCAATTAAAATCCCAATAAATCTTTCAAAAGAACCTAAAATAGCTCTGTGAAGCATTACAGGTGTTTGTTTCCTTCCTGTAATATCTATATAACTTGCATTGAGCCTTTGAGGCATGGAGAAATCTACTTGAATTGTTCCGCACTGCCATACTCTGTTGAGACAATCTTTTAAGGAGAATTCTATTTTTGGACCATAGAAGGCACCTTCTCCAGGGAGTAGCGACCAATCTAATCCTTTTGAATCAAGTGCCTCAGATAAGGCTTTTTCTGATTTGTCCCAGATATCATCACTCCCAACCCTTTTCTCTGGTCTTGTTGAGAGCTTAATAAGAATTGAATTAAAGCCAAAGGTTTTATAAACCTCAAATACCAAATCAATAAAATTTTGGACTTCTTCTTGGATTTGTTCATCGGTACAAAATATGTGTGCATCATCTTGAACAAAATTTCTTACCCTCATTAAGCCATGAAGTGCACCAGAAGGCTCATTGCGATGACAAGAACCAAATTCAGAAAGTCTAATAGGAAGATCTCGATAGCTTTTTAAACCTTGATTGAATATTTGTATGTGGCATGGACAATTCATAGGTTTTATTGCATATTCCCTGTTCTCTGAAGTTGTAGTAAACATATCTTCTTTGAATTTATCCCAATGGCCTGATTTCTCCCAAAGACTTCTATCAACTACTTGCGGAGATTTAACTTCTTGATAATCATATTTTGTAATAGTTTCCCGAATAAAATCTTCTAAAATCCTATAAATAGTCCACCCTTTAGGGTGCCAAAAAACCATACCGGGTGCTTCTTCTTGTGAGTGAAAAAGTGAATACTTTTTTCCTAATTTTCTATGATCTCTTTTCTCAGCTTCTTCAATGCTAGAGATATATTCTTTTAATTCTTTAGAGCTTTTCCAGGCTGTTCCATATATTCTTTGTAGCATTTCATTATTAGAGTCTCCGCGCCAATAAGCCCCGGATACTTTCATTAGCTTAAATACTCTTAGATGCCTTGTATTTGGCACATGAGGACCTCTGCACATATCAATATATTCTTGATGTCTGTATAACTTTATGATTTCATTTTTAGGGATATTTTTAACTATGTCTAGCTTGAAAATTTCACCTCTATCAGTAAAAACTTCTGTTGCTTTCTCTGGACTAACTATTTCAACACCTACATTATAATCTCTATTAACTAACTCTTTCATTCTTTTCTCAATTTTGAGAAGATCATCAGGAGTAAAGGTATCTTTATAAGAAATATCATAATAAAAACCATCTTCAATTACTGGCCCTATTGCCATTTTTGCTTCGGGGTATAATTGCTTTACAGCATGTCCAAGAAGATGAGCGAATGAATGTCTAATAATTTCTAGTCCTTCATTATCTTTAGATGTAATAATCTTTATATGAGAATTTTGAGTTATAGGAATACAAGTATCAATTAATTCCCCATTCACTTTTCCGGCTAGCGCTGCTTTTGCTAAACCAGGACCAATTTCTGATGCTATTTGGTCAATTGTGACAGCGGAATCATATTTTTTTTCAGTTCCATCAGGTAATGTAATTATTGGCATAATTTTCTACAAATTCGAAGTAAATCCTAGAGCTTCTTTGACTCTATTTAATGTTAACTTAGAAACCTCCTCGGCAGTAAATTTGCCTTTATTTAGTATTCTTTTTAACTCTTCTGGGTCATTCATTAATTCTTTATATTTTTCTTGAATAGGTTTAAGAACGTTAATCATTGCCTCTGTAAATTCTGGTTTGAATTTACCCCAGCCTATTTCTGCGCAATACTCAGCTGCTTTTTCTCTGCCTAGGCCGGAAATTATAGAATAAATTGTTAAAAGATTATCAGCTTCAGGTCTTGAAGGATTTCCGAATTCTAATCCTAATTCTGAGTCGGTTTTTGCACGTTTTATTTTTTTAGTAATTACATCTGGACTGTCTAATAAAGTAATCCTACTATTTTCATTTGGGTCGCTTTTACTCATTTTCTTTGTTCCGTCTGTCAGACTCATGACTTTGGAGCACTCTTTCAAAATTAAGGGATTTGGAACTTTAAGTATTGGATTTTCTTTTGTTCCGAATTTTGAATTAACTCGTTGAGAAGCAATATCTCTCGCAAGCTCTAGATGCTGCTTTTGATCTTCTCCAACAGGAACCAAATCAGCGTCATAGAGAAGAATATCCGCTGCCATAAGGACTGGATAATCTAATAATCCAATAGATACATTGTCGCCTTGTTTAATTGACTTTTCCTTGAACTGAATCATTCTCTCCATCCAGTTCAAAGGAGTTAAGCAATTTAATATCCAGCAAAGCTCGCTATGTGCGCTTATCTGACTTTGAATGAATATTGAGCATTTATCAGGATTCATCCCACAAGCGATATACAAAGCCGCTGTAGATAAAGAATTTTGATGAAGAGATTTTGGGTCATGCGGAATAGTTATCGCATGAAGATCAACAACGCAGACAAATGTTTCATAATTTTCTTGTAATTCAACCCAATTTCTTATTGCTCCAAGCCAATTACCAATATGAACATCTCCTGTGGGTTGAACACCAGATAAGACTCGCTTCTGATTCACTTATCCTTGCTCGCTTGTATTTGTGGAATCATCTTCATTTGAACTTGCTTCTGTTGCTTGATCATTATCTTTTTCTGCAGGATCTTGAGCAACATTGTTTGCCTGATCAGTATCAGCCACCTCTTGTTCTTTAACTGGTTTTTCTGGTCGTGCAAAAGGGTTGGGCTTTGTGTTGGCTGAGTTGTTATTTTCACCATTATAGTTTCCCCTGTTACCCCTGCCTCTTCTTTGGTCATTGGCGGGCGCTTGAGACCTATATTCGTTGACTAAATTTTCAAGATTTCCATCTTCAAGCATTTGGGCAAGAGTTCTTACTGCGAAACCTAAAACAGCAACAGTAGAACGAAGATTAAAGGCTTCTTGTAATGATCTAGCTGCTCGCATTTCATTATCACTTAAGCGAATACGAAAGCCTCCCTCTCTATTGTTAGGACCTCGGCCACCTCTGAAATTACTACGACCATTTTGTCTTTGGTTTTGGAAATCGCCACCACCTGACTGATTATTGGTGTAAGAGTCACCCATGAACATATTTGCCAATAGGGGCAAGTGTGACGCATAGCCGGTACTTTTGCGACATATTTGAATATCTTGATTAGCACTTTCACATCTAATGATATTGATCCCAGCTGAATGATTTGATTTCTTTAGGCATAAATGTTTCTTCTTAAAAACGTAAAACCTTCTTTCTTTGCGGTTATTAAGGGAAAATTTGCTTTAAAATGAAAGTTAGCTAAGAAGAAACTGTATCTATTGAAATCGTGGAAAATCATTCATTAACAAAATCTCCTCTCTCCTTACCTTCTTTTTCGATTCCGAAAATTAGTCTTTTTATTGGGCTAACTATTACAGGTCAATGGGTTTTAAGTGATGTGGCCCATATCCCTGGGGGTGGACTTGGATTGCTATTAGGACTTGGCTGTATCTTTTATTTTTTAAAACCAGGAAAGGTTTCATTTGAGGCTCCCTCTACTGTTCAAGGATGGGTAAGAAGATGTCATGACGTTTTAGAGAATTTTGAGTACTTACTTGAGGATGGAGAGCAAAGTGAAAGAAAAAAAGAAAGAATTAATTCCTTGCAAAAAATTATTGATAGAACCGAAGATCAAAGCATTGGTTTCTTGAAAACAAAAGGCGTAAAATTACCTGATAAAGAGCAATTGGAAAAAGTTTTAGGAATAAATAATCAAATCAAAAATCAAATCAAAGTTTCTTTTCCACCAGCTCTTCCTGTGAGAGATCGAAATTGGATTTTGCCAGATTTAATCCAAGAGCAAGATTTTATTGTTTATTCTTTGGCACTTCCAATGAGCGCAGCTGATCTGTTGTGGATAAAAAATATCCCTACAGATCAACCAGCCTGGCTAATGGTTGCCAGCAAAGAATCTACTGATTGGTCTGACGAGCGAAATGCATTAGAGGCTCAATTACCAGATAGATGGACTAACAGAGTGTTGAAATGGGATGGATCTCAAACAGAAATGGCAACGGTTCTTTCTCCAATTAAGAAACTTCTTGAAAATCCAAAGAAGAATACAGACATTACTAAGCAAAGACTTTTGTCTCGATTGCATACTTCTTGGCAAAAAGATTTAGAAAAATTAAGAAGAGAAAAATTCAAGGTTATTCAAACAAGATCTCAGTGGATAGTTGCTGGTATCGTTTTCGCCTCCCCTGTCGCCTCAACTGATTTGCTTGCAGTTGCAGTGGTTAATGGCTTGATGATCAAAGAAATGTCGAAAATATGGTCTTCCAAAATGAAGCCAGAATTACTTGAGGCAGTCTCACGACAATTAGCAATGGCTGCAATTGCTCAAGGAGTGGTCGAATGGAGTGGACAATCCTTGTTGAGCTTGGCAAAGCTTGATGGCTCCTCTTGGGTTGCTGCTGGAACAATTCAGGCCTTGAGTGCTGCTTATTTAACAAGAGTGGTTGGGAGATCGATGGCTGATTGGATGGCTCTCAATAATGGAGTAACTCAACCTGATTTAGAACTTATTAAGCAACAAGCTCCTCAACTAGTATCAAAAGCTGCTGAGCTAGAAAGAGTTGATTGGGTGGCTTTTTTAAAGCAATCAAAAGAATGGATTCAGTCACAATCTATTAATTACAAAGTTAAACCAGTTTAAGTTTATAACTTTTCTTCTGGTATATCTTTGACTTATATTTAGATAAGATATTAATATTTTATAATTTCAAATATATGTTTAATAAGAAGGTTGTTTCTGAGTATGAGTATATTTATAAGAAAAACAAGATACTTAGTTTATCTGTTTTACTTTCTTTAAATATTTTATTCCTGACAGGATGTGTAAATAAAAACACTTATAGATTAGGAAATGATAAGCCTTTAGTTTTAACTACTTTTACAATTTTGGCCGACCTTGCTAGAAATGTTTCTGGGGATAGACTTCAAGTTAAATCAATAACGAAACCAGGAGCTGAAATCCATAGTTATCAATTTACACCCAGTGATATTGTAAAAACTAAAGGAGCAAAACTGATTATTAAAAATGGTTTAGGTCTTGAATCATGGTTTTCAAAATTTATGACTAGCACGGGCGATATTCCCAATGTGAAATTAACCGAAGGGATTAAGCCATTATTGATAGAGGGCGATGCTTATTCAGGGAAGCCAAATCCTCATGCCTGGATGTCGCCCAAAAGAGCTATGAATTATGTTGATAAAATAGTCGATGCTTTTATCAAAATCGATCCTGATGGAGCGCTTGAATACTCATCTAACGCTTCAACCTATAAAGCTAAACTTGAATCCCTTGATAAAGAGCTAAGAGATTCTTTATCCTCTATTCCTAAAGAAAGAAGGTTTTTGGTGACATGCGAAGGAGCCTTTACTTATTTGGCCCGTGATTACGGAATGAATGAGGCATATTTGTGGCCAGTTAATTCTGAAAGTCAAGTAACCCCTAAGAGAATGGTGAATCTCATAACAAAAATTAAAGAAAATGAAGTCCCAACAATTTTTTGTGAAAGCACTGTGAGCGCAGAAGCACAAAAGGAAGTTGCAAAATCTAGTGGAGCTGTATTTGGTGGTACCTTCTACGTTGATTCACTCTCAGATCTAAATGGTCCTGCTCCTACCTATATAGATTTACTAAGGCATAATGTTCGTTTGATTACTGAGGGCCTATCCATTGAAGAAGTGAAAAAATAATGAACCCAATTTTTAAAAATCACGAGAAAGATTTTATGCGTATTGAGGCAGACCAAGTTTGTGTGGACTACAACGGCACAGTTGCCCTCTATGACGCAAGTTTAAATTTAAAAGCGGGATCTATATGTGGCCTTGTGGGAATGAATGGGGCAGGAAAATCAACCTTTTTTAAAGCTCTAATGGGCTTCGTTAGACCATCAAGGGGGAAAATAAGGATCAATGGTATAAAGGTTAATCAAGCGCAGAAGGAGCAATCGGTTGCATATGTTCCACAAAACGAAGGAATAGACTATTCATTCCCCATAAGTGTTTGGGATGTCGTGATGATGGGGAGATATGGCGCTATGAATATTTTCAGAATACCAAGAGAGTCAGATAGAAGAGCAGTTGTTCACGCCCTTGAGAGAGTTGATCTTTTGGATCTCAGGGAAAGACCAATAGGATCTTTATCTGGAGGGCAACGTAAAAGAGCTTTTCTTGCAAGAGCAATTTCTCAACGGGCTTCAGTACTTCTTTTAGATGAGCCTTTTTCCGGAGTTGATGTACCCACTGAAAAACTTATGGCTCAGCTATTTCTTCAGTTTCGACAAGAAGGACATACTATTTTGATATCTACTCATGATTTGAATCATGTGCGAGATTTTTGTGATTTTGTTGTCCTTATCAATAAGACAGTTCTTGCATATGGTGAAACCTCAGAAGTTTTTACTTCAGAAAATCTAAATAAAACATTTGGAGGAATTCCACCAAATCCTTTATCAGGTCCAACGTCAAGCAAAGATTTTATAAATGAGTGAATTTCTAATTTCAATTACGCCAATAGATTGGCTATTGGATCCATTAACTCATGACTTCATGAGAAGAGCTTTAATGGTTAGCGCATTAGTAGGAGGGGTTTGTGGACTTTTATCTTGTTATATGACATTAAAAGGTTGGGCATTAATGGGTGACGCGGTTTCTCATGCGGTTATGCCAGGAGTTGTGGTTGCTTATGCATTAGGGCTCCCTTTTTCCTTAGGTGCTTTTGTTTTTGGAGTTGGTTCAGTTGCTTTGATTGGATTTGTTAAACAGAAATCTAGAATAAAAGAAGATACAGTAATAGGCCTTGTTTTTACTGGCTTTTTTGCATTAGGCCTTGTATTGGTTTCAAAAATTAAAAGTAATATTGATTTAATGCAAATACTTTTTGGAAGCCCCCTAGGGATTTCTCGTTCAGATGTTAACCAGACTTTAATAATTTCGTTTATAGTTATATCTATTTTGCTTATATTTAGAAAAGACTTAATGCTTTATTGTTTTGATGCTAAGCATGCCAGATCTATAGGAATAAATACAGGGATACTTCATTACTTGTTGTTAACTTTATTATCCTTATCCGCAGTAGTAGGTTTGCAAACTGTTGGTATTATTCTAGTAGTAGCAATGCTTATCACGCCTGGTGCTACAGCATACTTGCTCACTGATCGTTTTGATCAAATGACTTTATTAGCAGTTATTAGCAGCTCATTTTCAAGCATTCTGGGAGTTTATATAAGTTATTGGTCAGATATTGAAACAGGTGGATCTATCGTTTTAGTTCAAACATTAATATTTCTAATAGCATTTTTATTTGCCCCAAGATATGGAATATTTAAAAACCAAACTTTTATAAATAATAATTAAATTAAGCAAACAATGAGTAATCTTTCTTCTCAACAAAAATGGAGTTGGTGGCCACTTTTACCTCTCTATCCTTATGGCAGAAAAAGAACAATATTCCGTGAATTAGTTCCTAATCAGATTTGGAGTTTTGAACAACTTCAAGGAATTTATTATGTTGCTGTCCCAGTGAGGCTTTTAGTCGTCAGAGTTAAGAATGAATTGATGATAATTAACCCTCTCCCTCCAACTGATGAATTGCTAAGGGATATAGATGTACTTGTAAAAAAAATTGGTCCTGTAAAAACTATTGTTTTACCAACGGCCTCTGGTTTGGAACATAAAATTGCTCTTCCTGCTTTGGCTAGATCTTTTCCTGATTCAAAAATATGGCTTTGCCCAGGGCAGTGGAGTTTTCCATTTCAATTGCCTTTTGATTGGTTGGGAATTCCATCTAAAAGAACAAATATTTTATTGGCTGACGGATTTCCTCATAGTGAATATTGTGACTGGATTTCATTAGGACCAATTGATATTGGACTAGGACGCTTTCAAGAAATATCTTGTTTTCATAAACCATCAAAATCTTTGTTGGTTACTGATGCAATTGTTGGTATTGAAGATACTCCTCCAGAGCTTTTTGATTTAGACCCTACCCCTTTATTATTTCACGCAAGAGAGAAGGGCTCTGAAGAACTTATTGATACGCCAATTGCAAGAAGAAAAGGATGGTTACGCTTGGTTCTTTTTGCTTCCTACTTAAGACCTGAAAAGTTGGTGATACCAAAAATAAAAGAAATTTTTGGAAACTCTTTTAAACCAAATTTAAGAAATAAAAGAGCACATTTTGGAATATATCCTTTTTCTTGGCAGAAAGGCTGGGAATTGTCTGCTAAAAAACTTGTTGGAAAAAACACTCCTCTAATACAAATCGCTCCTGTAATAGAAAGGCTTGTATTTCCTAGAGGACGAAAAGCTTTAATAACTTGGTTGAATAAAGTTGAATCCATACAGGGTATTTCATGGCTAATTTCTGCTCATTACAGTGGGAAAGTTAGATTTTCAAAGTATGAAATAAAAGCGTTAAAAAATAAAATTTATAAATCAGATTGGGCTAATAATAAAGGGGACTTTGGATTTTTAAGTTGGCTAGATCAAAAATTATTAAAAATCGGCGTAGTCCCTAGTGACCCTCTGAAAAAATTTAGTGATTAAATTTTATCTGGATCGACAGACATCTCTTCATCAGCCAAAAGTGTCTCTTCTAACTGTTTTCTCTGTTCCATTTGTCTTAAAAAATAACCCGTCATCATTGCAGAGGCTAATAAGCTAGCTAAATTATCTTTACTCGAAGTTATCTTTACTTCAAATTGCTCACCTGGAAGCATTCCAATCAAGCCCTGAACATTGTGTTTGATTATTT
The sequence above is drawn from the Prochlorococcus marinus str. MIT 1013 genome and encodes:
- a CDS encoding glucokinase; this encodes MNLLSGDVGGTKTILAVYSNANYPKKLFEKYYISSKWKSFYSIFEDFIKHLPDNISLPEYVCIGVAGPIKGQKVKITNLEWNIETEELSHLSKINNIELINDFSVLIYGIPFFNKSQYEVIQGTLNSDYKNNQKLVAIIGAGTGLGMSRGLITPKSIFIFPSEGGHREFSPRTENEWELVKWIKKKLNIQRVSIERIVSGTGLGMIARWKLDDPINENHPLQETLKKMDSDKSAFKDLPALVWEKANSGDKLMSEALRLWLNAYGAAAGDLALQELCSSGLWISGGTAAKNLDGINSSNFLNAFSNKGRFQSYLKEIPLIVLKDPEATLFSSACRARLSAESNGRLS
- a CDS encoding metal ABC transporter ATP-binding protein encodes the protein MRIEADQVCVDYNGTVALYDASLNLKAGSICGLVGMNGAGKSTFFKALMGFVRPSRGKIRINGIKVNQAQKEQSVAYVPQNEGIDYSFPISVWDVVMMGRYGAMNIFRIPRESDRRAVVHALERVDLLDLRERPIGSLSGGQRKRAFLARAISQRASVLLLDEPFSGVDVPTEKLMAQLFLQFRQEGHTILISTHDLNHVRDFCDFVVLINKTVLAYGETSEVFTSENLNKTFGGIPPNPLSGPTSSKDFINE
- a CDS encoding YcjF family protein gives rise to the protein MENHSLTKSPLSLPSFSIPKISLFIGLTITGQWVLSDVAHIPGGGLGLLLGLGCIFYFLKPGKVSFEAPSTVQGWVRRCHDVLENFEYLLEDGEQSERKKERINSLQKIIDRTEDQSIGFLKTKGVKLPDKEQLEKVLGINNQIKNQIKVSFPPALPVRDRNWILPDLIQEQDFIVYSLALPMSAADLLWIKNIPTDQPAWLMVASKESTDWSDERNALEAQLPDRWTNRVLKWDGSQTEMATVLSPIKKLLENPKKNTDITKQRLLSRLHTSWQKDLEKLRREKFKVIQTRSQWIVAGIVFASPVASTDLLAVAVVNGLMIKEMSKIWSSKMKPELLEAVSRQLAMAAIAQGVVEWSGQSLLSLAKLDGSSWVAAGTIQALSAAYLTRVVGRSMADWMALNNGVTQPDLELIKQQAPQLVSKAAELERVDWVAFLKQSKEWIQSQSINYKVKPV
- a CDS encoding DUF4336 domain-containing protein produces the protein MSNLSSQQKWSWWPLLPLYPYGRKRTIFRELVPNQIWSFEQLQGIYYVAVPVRLLVVRVKNELMIINPLPPTDELLRDIDVLVKKIGPVKTIVLPTASGLEHKIALPALARSFPDSKIWLCPGQWSFPFQLPFDWLGIPSKRTNILLADGFPHSEYCDWISLGPIDIGLGRFQEISCFHKPSKSLLVTDAIVGIEDTPPELFDLDPTPLLFHAREKGSEELIDTPIARRKGWLRLVLFASYLRPEKLVIPKIKEIFGNSFKPNLRNKRAHFGIYPFSWQKGWELSAKKLVGKNTPLIQIAPVIERLVFPRGRKALITWLNKVESIQGISWLISAHYSGKVRFSKYEIKALKNKIYKSDWANNKGDFGFLSWLDQKLLKIGVVPSDPLKKFSD
- a CDS encoding metal ABC transporter substrate-binding protein: MFNKKVVSEYEYIYKKNKILSLSVLLSLNILFLTGCVNKNTYRLGNDKPLVLTTFTILADLARNVSGDRLQVKSITKPGAEIHSYQFTPSDIVKTKGAKLIIKNGLGLESWFSKFMTSTGDIPNVKLTEGIKPLLIEGDAYSGKPNPHAWMSPKRAMNYVDKIVDAFIKIDPDGALEYSSNASTYKAKLESLDKELRDSLSSIPKERRFLVTCEGAFTYLARDYGMNEAYLWPVNSESQVTPKRMVNLITKIKENEVPTIFCESTVSAEAQKEVAKSSGAVFGGTFYVDSLSDLNGPAPTYIDLLRHNVRLITEGLSIEEVKK
- a CDS encoding metal ABC transporter permease, whose amino-acid sequence is MSEFLISITPIDWLLDPLTHDFMRRALMVSALVGGVCGLLSCYMTLKGWALMGDAVSHAVMPGVVVAYALGLPFSLGAFVFGVGSVALIGFVKQKSRIKEDTVIGLVFTGFFALGLVLVSKIKSNIDLMQILFGSPLGISRSDVNQTLIISFIVISILLIFRKDLMLYCFDAKHARSIGINTGILHYLLLTLLSLSAVVGLQTVGIILVVAMLITPGATAYLLTDRFDQMTLLAVISSSFSSILGVYISYWSDIETGGSIVLVQTLIFLIAFLFAPRYGIFKNQTFINNN
- a CDS encoding DUF760 domain-containing protein, giving the protein MFNPEFLATDNNEGHEANALIQYLQDQPADVLQRVAKSASPEIQEIIKHNVQGLIGMLPGEQFEVKITSSKDNLASLLASAMMTGYFLRQMEQRKQLEETLLADEEMSVDPDKI
- the thrB gene encoding homoserine kinase, with the translated sequence MGPPKIGQTVVVEVPSTTANIGPGFDCLGAALDLSNQFTIKRIEGNAERFELIMESTEGNHLRGGPENLFYRAAQRVWRTAGVEPVALEARVKLAVPPARGLGSSATAIVAGLVGANALAGYPLPKEKLLELAIDIEGHPDNVVPSLIGGLCVTAKTASDRWRVVRCDWDQSIKAVVAIPSIRLSTSEARRVMPENIPVNDAVINLGALTLLLQGLRTGNEDLIADGMHDKLHEPYRWGLIKGGLEVREAAKAAGALGCAISGAGPSILALCKATKGREVSVAMVKAWEAAGVASRAPLMSLQLRGSECISNTFG
- the thrS gene encoding threonine--tRNA ligase, which gives rise to MPIITLPDGTEKKYDSAVTIDQIASEIGPGLAKAALAGKVNGELIDTCIPITQNSHIKIITSKDNEGLEIIRHSFAHLLGHAVKQLYPEAKMAIGPVIEDGFYYDISYKDTFTPDDLLKIEKRMKELVNRDYNVGVEIVSPEKATEVFTDRGEIFKLDIVKNIPKNEIIKLYRHQEYIDMCRGPHVPNTRHLRVFKLMKVSGAYWRGDSNNEMLQRIYGTAWKSSKELKEYISSIEEAEKRDHRKLGKKYSLFHSQEEAPGMVFWHPKGWTIYRILEDFIRETITKYDYQEVKSPQVVDRSLWEKSGHWDKFKEDMFTTTSENREYAIKPMNCPCHIQIFNQGLKSYRDLPIRLSEFGSCHRNEPSGALHGLMRVRNFVQDDAHIFCTDEQIQEEVQNFIDLVFEVYKTFGFNSILIKLSTRPEKRVGSDDIWDKSEKALSEALDSKGLDWSLLPGEGAFYGPKIEFSLKDCLNRVWQCGTIQVDFSMPQRLNASYIDITGRKQTPVMLHRAILGSFERFIGILIENYSGNFPTWLSPVQIMIMGITDRNNEACFSAKDKLVDFGFRAEIDIRNEKVGFKIREHTMQRIPFLIIIGDKEEENNEISVRTREGKDLGNMSIDKFKLIIDESISKKGIQVNQS
- the trpS gene encoding tryptophan--tRNA ligase, whose protein sequence is MNQKRVLSGVQPTGDVHIGNWLGAIRNWVELQENYETFVCVVDLHAITIPHDPKSLHQNSLSTAALYIACGMNPDKCSIFIQSQISAHSELCWILNCLTPLNWMERMIQFKEKSIKQGDNVSIGLLDYPVLMAADILLYDADLVPVGEDQKQHLELARDIASQRVNSKFGTKENPILKVPNPLILKECSKVMSLTDGTKKMSKSDPNENSRITLLDSPDVITKKIKRAKTDSELGLEFGNPSRPEADNLLTIYSIISGLGREKAAEYCAEIGWGKFKPEFTEAMINVLKPIQEKYKELMNDPEELKRILNKGKFTAEEVSKLTLNRVKEALGFTSNL